A genomic region of Cygnus atratus isolate AKBS03 ecotype Queensland, Australia chromosome 13, CAtr_DNAZoo_HiC_assembly, whole genome shotgun sequence contains the following coding sequences:
- the VMA21 gene encoding vacuolar ATPase assembly integral membrane protein VMA21 — protein MERYDRAALGGLPAPELRNEGSLTSTLRTLLFFTALMITLPVGLYFSSKAYIFEGTLGMSNRDSYFYAAIVAVVTVHVVLALFVYVAWNEGTRQWREGKQD, from the exons ATGGAGCGCTACGACAGGGCGGCGCTCGGCGGCCTGCCCGCGCCCGAGCTGAG aaatgaggGTTCATTAACATCAACTTTAAGAACACTTCTGTTCTTCACAGCTCTAATGATCACATTACCTGTTGGGCTGTATTTTTCATCAAAGGCTTATATATTTGAAG GTACCTTAGGAATGTCCAACAGAGACAGCTATTTTTATGCTGCCATAGTTGCTGTAGTTACTGTTCATGTGGTACTTGCTCTGTTTGTGTACGTAGCGTGGAACGAAGGTACTCGACAGTGGCGGGAAGGCAAAcaggactga